A genomic window from Pseudanabaena yagii GIHE-NHR1 includes:
- the rdgB gene encoding RdgB/HAM1 family non-canonical purine NTP pyrophosphatase, with the protein MSEISNQLQKLVIASGNVGKIEEFRAYLADLGVTLIAKPDSIDVEETGATFIENAHLKASQVAIATQEWALADDSGLEVIALNRAPGVLSARYAETDQARIDRVLQELTHHSNREAQFVCAIAIASPDGAIAADAVGICKGLIADAPRGTQGFGYDPVFLVPELHQTFGEIEPQVKAQISHRANALAILRSKLESLVAPRYSL; encoded by the coding sequence ATGTCTGAGATATCAAATCAACTACAAAAATTAGTGATTGCAAGTGGAAATGTTGGCAAAATAGAAGAGTTTCGTGCTTATTTAGCAGACTTAGGTGTGACTCTCATCGCTAAGCCTGACAGTATTGATGTAGAAGAAACAGGAGCAACTTTTATTGAGAATGCTCATCTCAAAGCATCACAGGTTGCGATCGCCACTCAGGAATGGGCATTAGCAGATGATTCAGGGCTAGAGGTAATAGCGCTGAATAGAGCACCGGGTGTGTTATCCGCAAGGTATGCGGAGACTGATCAAGCGCGAATTGATCGAGTTTTACAAGAACTCACTCACCACTCTAATCGCGAAGCTCAGTTTGTCTGTGCGATCGCGATTGCCTCACCCGATGGTGCGATCGCTGCTGATGCAGTTGGTATTTGCAAAGGCTTGATTGCTGATGCCCCAAGGGGAACTCAAGGATTTGGCTATGATCCCGTCTTCCTAGTCCCAGAACTACATCAAACCTTTGGCGAAATCGAGCCTCAAGTTAAGGCTCAGATCAGTCATCGAGCCAATGCCCTCGCCATTTTACGCTCTAAGTTAGAGTCATTGGTTGCACCACGTTATTCCTTGTGA
- a CDS encoding exopolyphosphatase, protein MSVTTKKYRLITRSDFDGVVSAVLLKELDMINDILFVHPKDVQDGKVEVCDRDILTNLPYIEGAHLIFDHHMSETMRIYDTPENHIIEGEAPSAARVVYNYYGGKLKFPNISQAMMQAVDKCDSAQFDIDDILHPQGWVLLSFLMDSRTGLGRFREFSISNYALMMELVEACRTMTIEEIMELPNVKERVELYFVQQEIFKKQIQHCAEVHDKLVIINLQGESTIYAGNRFMVYALYPDCNISIHRMWGRQQQNTVFATGKSVLNRTCPINIGELMLRYEGGGHANAGTCQIANDQADEVQQELIDIITRNNVVQPMTLT, encoded by the coding sequence ATGTCAGTCACAACCAAAAAATACCGATTAATTACCCGCAGTGATTTCGACGGTGTTGTGAGCGCGGTATTACTCAAAGAGCTAGATATGATTAATGACATCCTATTTGTGCATCCAAAAGATGTACAAGACGGGAAAGTCGAAGTCTGCGATCGCGATATTTTGACAAACCTACCCTATATCGAAGGTGCTCATTTAATTTTTGATCACCACATGAGTGAGACGATGCGGATATATGACACACCAGAAAATCATATTATCGAAGGTGAAGCCCCATCAGCCGCTAGAGTTGTTTATAACTATTACGGGGGGAAATTAAAATTTCCTAATATCTCACAAGCAATGATGCAAGCCGTAGACAAATGCGATTCGGCACAGTTTGACATTGATGACATTCTGCATCCCCAAGGCTGGGTATTGCTGAGCTTCCTAATGGATTCACGCACGGGTTTAGGAAGATTTCGCGAATTTAGCATCTCTAACTATGCTCTAATGATGGAACTAGTAGAAGCTTGTCGTACCATGACAATTGAGGAAATTATGGAACTTCCCAATGTCAAAGAGCGTGTAGAACTTTATTTTGTGCAACAGGAAATCTTTAAAAAGCAAATTCAACATTGTGCAGAAGTTCACGACAAGTTAGTGATCATAAACTTGCAGGGTGAATCTACAATCTATGCGGGCAATCGATTTATGGTCTATGCGCTCTATCCTGATTGCAACATTTCTATCCATAGAATGTGGGGAAGACAACAGCAAAATACCGTTTTTGCAACAGGAAAATCTGTTCTCAATCGTACCTGCCCAATCAATATCGGTGAGTTGATGTTGAGGTACGAAGGAGGTGGTCACGCTAATGCAGGAACTTGTCAGATTGCGAATGACCAAGCAGATGAGGTGCAGCAAGAGCTAATTGACATCATCACAAGGAATAACGTGGTGCAACCAATGACTCTAACTTAG
- a CDS encoding TldD/PmbA family protein: protein MIRNLEEQTLEHSFYQLADYLIDSLRYGEYLTISLASERSQFTRFNHAKVRQSGLVADGNVTISLIYNQREAYAEFPFTSDRSIDIAYATASLNYLRQEVVQIPENPYLVIPENQGSSREVYQGNLLPPDEAIATILEPINNIDFTGFYASGSIIRASANSAGQRHWFATDSFFVDYSMFVQTSSGEKAVKGIYAGKDWQNQDYKLQIERSQQQSIALQRPSKTIERGQYRTYFAPAASSELLGFLTWSVGEASFQQGSSALLKLKNQERNLSPLLSLSENFIHGNVPRFNDLGEVAPEYLPIISNGKLVNTLVSSRSAKEYSKNANGAGSGESMRSPEVATGNLSEADILKQLDTGLYLSNLHYLNWSDRTGGRITGMTRYACFWVENGEFIAPIENLRFDDSIYDFFGDHLEDFTNFHEFIPDTGTYEKRSLGGIFAPGMLVKKFTFTL, encoded by the coding sequence ATGATTAGAAATTTGGAAGAGCAAACACTGGAACACTCATTCTATCAACTGGCTGATTATTTAATTGATAGTCTTCGTTACGGTGAATACCTAACTATTAGTTTAGCTAGTGAACGTAGTCAGTTCACTCGTTTTAACCATGCAAAGGTGCGTCAATCGGGGCTGGTTGCCGATGGGAATGTGACCATATCACTTATTTATAATCAACGTGAAGCCTATGCAGAATTCCCATTTACCAGCGATCGCTCAATAGATATTGCCTATGCCACCGCAAGTCTCAACTATTTACGGCAAGAAGTAGTCCAAATTCCTGAAAATCCTTATCTAGTCATCCCTGAAAACCAAGGCTCAAGTCGTGAAGTTTATCAAGGTAATTTATTGCCGCCAGACGAAGCGATCGCTACTATTCTTGAACCCATCAATAACATTGACTTTACAGGTTTCTATGCTTCGGGTTCGATCATTCGGGCTAGTGCTAACTCCGCAGGTCAAAGACATTGGTTTGCAACGGATTCATTTTTTGTCGATTATTCCATGTTTGTGCAGACTAGTTCAGGCGAAAAAGCAGTTAAAGGAATTTATGCAGGCAAAGATTGGCAAAATCAAGATTACAAATTACAAATCGAGCGATCGCAACAACAATCTATTGCCTTACAAAGACCTAGTAAAACTATAGAGCGGGGACAATATCGCACCTATTTTGCCCCTGCGGCATCCTCAGAACTATTAGGATTTTTAACTTGGAGTGTGGGAGAAGCAAGTTTTCAGCAGGGTAGTAGTGCTCTTCTAAAGTTAAAAAATCAAGAACGAAATCTCTCTCCATTACTATCGCTCAGTGAAAACTTTATTCACGGTAATGTACCGCGATTTAATGATCTCGGTGAGGTTGCTCCTGAATATTTACCAATTATTAGTAACGGCAAGCTAGTTAATACTCTCGTCAGTTCACGCAGTGCTAAAGAATATAGTAAAAATGCCAATGGAGCAGGTAGTGGTGAATCGATGCGATCGCCTGAAGTTGCCACAGGTAATTTATCTGAAGCTGATATTCTCAAACAATTAGATACGGGACTCTATTTATCCAATTTGCATTACCTTAACTGGAGCGATCGCACAGGCGGCAGGATTACAGGCATGACTCGCTATGCTTGTTTCTGGGTAGAAAACGGCGAATTTATTGCTCCGATTGAGAATCTCCGCTTTGATGATAGTATTTACGACTTCTTTGGCGATCATCTCGAAGATTTCACTAATTTTCACGAATTTATTCCCGATACTGGCACTTATGAAAAGCGATCGCTAGGAGGCATTTTTGCACCTGGAATGTTAGTCAAAAAATTTACATTTACTTTGTAG
- a CDS encoding EAL domain-containing protein, translated as MIAIKTLKSRWEKLPRRLQQWGGFFLSSGSVYLLVFGLRWLGWLQPSEWAAFDLYMQLRPNEPVDERIIIVGVKESDIRYLGKWPVSDQVLAKILRKIRAQNPKVIGLDLYRDIPVGEGYTELETVFKTTPNLIGIEKSIGDRFNTVISPPPALKALGQVSANDVIVDPDGRLRRAFLYPMPAGNEGLPSLGLAVALAYFKDQGIEPQSSEVGGHLQIGKTVFKPLESNDGSYVRTDAGGYQILMNYHGSSLKFRQVSLEDILENRIPTDLMRDRIILIGAQTPSLNDIFYTPYSSNFITSPSQISGVEFQANVVKMIIGSVLENRPLFKVWSDVWEELWIAGWSILGASIVWFCATRRLVLLVSLVFIFAVVLIGSTYFLFIAGWWLPIAPCIFTYIVSMIVMQSYIYVSRLRELNAALSDSIEMLAHDASHDSLTGLPNRNLFMDRVEHAIKYSKRHSEYLFAIFFIDLDRFKMINDSLGHNVGDLFLQEIAKILQGCLRSIDTVARIGGDEFTILIDDIQDVSEALIVADRILNKFLSPIIIRGEAIFPSASIGIVINTQDYTNGVDLLRDADIAMYRAKALGKGRYTLFDQEMYEQTLRLTQLESELHYALEHGEFELYYQPIIALSTNQLSGFEALIRWKNPKRGFISPIEFIPLAEDTGLIVAVGDWVMKEACHQLQDWMRQFPEAAHLKMSINLASHQIREPDLLDKLDSILAQTGIDGSSIRLEITESTLMDQGEQTIKKLSQLRARNIQLSIDDFGQGYSSLSYLHRFPINILKIDRAFVNQMSDGGENIEIVRTITVLAHTLNMSVVAEGVETQQQAEILKQLGCEFGQGYLFSRPLTAADAELAIAKSINLSQVS; from the coding sequence ATGATTGCTATTAAGACCTTAAAGTCCAGATGGGAAAAGTTGCCACGAAGGCTCCAGCAGTGGGGAGGATTTTTTCTGTCGAGTGGCAGCGTCTACTTATTAGTATTCGGACTACGTTGGTTAGGTTGGTTACAGCCTAGCGAGTGGGCAGCCTTTGATTTATACATGCAGTTGCGTCCCAATGAGCCAGTAGACGAACGAATTATTATTGTTGGAGTAAAGGAGTCAGATATTCGCTATTTGGGAAAATGGCCAGTATCTGACCAAGTATTAGCAAAGATTCTCCGCAAGATTCGTGCTCAAAATCCTAAGGTGATTGGGCTAGATTTATATCGAGATATTCCTGTTGGTGAAGGTTATACAGAATTAGAAACGGTCTTTAAAACTACACCAAATTTAATTGGTATCGAAAAGAGTATTGGCGATCGCTTTAATACGGTCATCTCGCCGCCACCTGCGTTAAAAGCCTTGGGGCAAGTGTCCGCAAATGATGTCATTGTCGATCCTGATGGGAGGTTGCGACGCGCCTTTCTATACCCAATGCCAGCAGGTAATGAGGGACTACCCAGCCTTGGTTTAGCAGTTGCGCTTGCCTATTTCAAAGACCAAGGTATCGAACCCCAATCCTCAGAAGTAGGAGGACATTTACAAATTGGGAAAACTGTTTTTAAACCTTTAGAAAGCAATGATGGTAGTTATGTTCGCACCGATGCGGGGGGCTACCAAATTTTGATGAACTATCATGGCTCCTCCCTCAAATTTCGCCAAGTTTCACTGGAAGATATTCTCGAAAATCGAATTCCCACAGATTTAATGCGCGATCGCATTATCTTAATCGGCGCACAAACCCCCAGCCTTAATGATATTTTTTATACCCCCTATAGCAGTAACTTCATTACCTCTCCAAGTCAAATTTCGGGAGTAGAATTTCAAGCGAATGTTGTCAAAATGATTATAGGCTCTGTCCTAGAAAATCGTCCTCTTTTTAAAGTTTGGTCAGATGTTTGGGAAGAGTTATGGATTGCTGGTTGGTCGATTCTCGGAGCTTCTATTGTTTGGTTCTGTGCAACTAGACGTTTAGTGCTTTTAGTTAGTCTAGTCTTCATCTTTGCTGTAGTTCTGATTGGGAGTACCTATTTTCTCTTCATTGCAGGTTGGTGGCTACCAATAGCCCCCTGTATATTTACTTATATAGTCTCCATGATCGTCATGCAGAGCTATATTTATGTATCGCGATTGAGAGAACTCAATGCTGCACTTTCTGATTCGATCGAGATGCTAGCCCATGACGCTTCCCATGACTCACTAACAGGGCTACCCAATCGCAATCTGTTTATGGATCGGGTAGAACATGCCATTAAATATAGCAAGCGCCACTCAGAATATCTATTCGCTATCTTTTTCATTGATCTGGATCGTTTCAAGATGATTAACGATAGCCTTGGTCACAATGTTGGTGATTTATTTTTACAAGAGATTGCAAAGATTTTACAGGGATGTTTACGCTCAATTGATACGGTGGCGCGGATTGGTGGTGATGAATTCACAATTCTCATTGATGATATTCAAGATGTGAGTGAAGCTTTGATTGTTGCTGATCGCATTTTGAATAAGTTTCTGTCACCAATCATCATTCGCGGTGAAGCAATTTTTCCGAGTGCAAGTATTGGTATTGTGATCAATACACAGGACTATACGAATGGAGTGGATTTACTAAGGGATGCCGATATTGCGATGTATCGTGCTAAAGCCCTTGGTAAAGGTCGTTATACTCTCTTCGATCAAGAGATGTATGAACAAACTTTGCGATTGACACAGCTAGAAAGTGAATTGCATTATGCGCTAGAGCATGGAGAGTTTGAGCTTTACTATCAACCCATAATTGCTCTATCCACTAATCAACTATCTGGGTTTGAGGCTCTAATCCGTTGGAAAAATCCGAAACGGGGCTTTATTTCCCCAATCGAGTTTATTCCACTTGCTGAAGATACAGGTCTAATTGTGGCAGTGGGTGACTGGGTTATGAAAGAAGCTTGCCATCAATTGCAGGATTGGATGCGTCAATTTCCTGAAGCTGCACATCTTAAGATGAGCATTAATTTAGCAAGCCACCAAATCCGTGAGCCAGATCTTCTCGATAAACTAGATAGTATTCTAGCACAGACAGGAATTGATGGTAGTTCGATCCGTTTAGAAATTACTGAAAGTACGTTAATGGATCAAGGTGAACAGACTATTAAAAAACTTTCACAACTAAGGGCGCGGAATATTCAGCTTAGTATTGATGACTTTGGTCAAGGCTATTCTTCACTTAGCTATTTACATCGTTTCCCTATTAATATCCTCAAAATTGATCGCGCTTTTGTCAATCAAATGAGTGATGGTGGTGAGAATATCGAAATTGTGCGGACTATTACGGTGCTTGCCCATACTTTAAATATGAGTGTGGTTGCCGAAGGTGTGGAAACTCAACAGCAAGCGGAAATCTTAAAACAGCTAGGCTGTGAGTTTGGACAGGGTTATCTCTTCTCCAGACCACTGACTGCTGCCGATGCGGAACTCGCGATCGCTAAAAGTATAAATTTATCGCAAGTTAGTTGA
- a CDS encoding glycosyltransferase family 4 protein, translated as MRIAQVSPLWEQVPPPAYGGTELVVSLLTEELVKRGHEVTLFASGDSTTLAKLESVHPRALRLDTSVKDPNIYDMLNMSRVYENADQFDIIHSHVGCVALPYTNLVKTPTVHTLHGIFTPDNEKLFSHVRNQPFISISNSQRDTNLGLNYVSTVYNGIAPNTYSFYPQPEHPPYLAFLGRMSPEKGAHLAIEIAKRSGWHLKMAGKVDAVDLEYFETKILPHIGSSQIEFLGEANHHQKSVLMGGAVATLFPITWKEPFGLVMIESMVTGTPVIAMNLGSASEVIAHGVSGFLCDTVTECVDAITLAAQLDRRVCRDHVLMNFTAKLMADRYEAVYQKILGEKYSRNGQKRDLVMQTH; from the coding sequence ATGAGAATTGCCCAAGTTTCACCACTATGGGAACAGGTTCCTCCCCCCGCCTATGGCGGTACTGAACTGGTAGTAAGTTTACTCACCGAAGAATTAGTTAAGCGTGGTCATGAGGTCACTCTATTTGCTTCAGGAGATTCTACTACTTTAGCTAAATTAGAATCTGTGCATCCTAGAGCCTTACGTCTGGATACCAGCGTCAAAGATCCGAATATCTACGACATGCTGAATATGAGCCGTGTTTATGAGAATGCTGATCAATTTGATATTATCCATTCCCATGTCGGATGTGTCGCATTACCCTACACAAATTTAGTCAAAACTCCTACAGTACATACGTTACATGGCATTTTCACGCCCGACAATGAGAAGTTATTTAGCCATGTACGAAATCAACCGTTTATAAGTATTTCTAATTCTCAGAGGGATACGAATTTGGGCTTAAACTATGTATCCACGGTTTATAACGGTATCGCTCCTAACACTTATAGCTTTTATCCCCAGCCAGAACATCCACCGTATCTGGCTTTTTTGGGTCGCATGTCGCCTGAAAAGGGAGCGCATTTAGCAATTGAGATCGCGAAACGTTCAGGATGGCATCTCAAAATGGCTGGAAAAGTTGATGCTGTGGATTTGGAATATTTTGAGACGAAAATCCTTCCCCATATTGGTAGTAGTCAGATTGAATTCCTTGGCGAGGCTAATCACCATCAAAAAAGTGTGCTCATGGGTGGAGCTGTGGCGACGCTATTCCCGATTACATGGAAAGAACCTTTTGGACTGGTGATGATTGAATCAATGGTGACAGGAACGCCAGTCATTGCCATGAATTTAGGATCAGCTTCTGAGGTGATTGCTCATGGAGTAAGCGGATTCCTCTGTGATACCGTAACGGAATGCGTAGATGCGATCACTTTGGCTGCTCAACTAGATCGGCGAGTTTGTCGAGATCATGTGCTGATGAATTTCACGGCAAAGCTGATGGCAGATAGATATGAAGCCGTGTATCAAAAGATTTTGGGAGAAAAGTATTCTCGAAATGGTCAGAAGCGCGATTTGGTAATGCAAACCCATTAG
- a CDS encoding glycosyltransferase family 4 protein, with product MLSLNRQAIALISDHADPAAEIGSEEAGGQNVYVRHVGETLAALGWQVDMFTRKAHADDESIVQHSPHCRTIRLKAGAEAYIPRDRLFEHMPEFVDSFQTFQRTQGMNYPLIHTNYWLSAWAGMELQKTSGIQLVHTYHSLGAVKYQSLVEIPQVANTRLRIEREILERANCVVATSPQEQETLRSLVSTRGQIEVIPCGTDTANFRLTSKAHARAKLKLDSREKIILYVGRFDERKGIETLVRAFALLKSHNLQNLKLIIVGGSSANMPDGDERNRIEHIVDELGLKDSTFFAGRIGHDILPLYYTAADVCVIPSYYEPFGLVAIEAMACGVPVVASNVGGLKFTIIPEETGLLVEPKDIEGFANGIHRILFDELWVRKMRKQASANVNQRFSWTGVTIQLSELYRHVLARSIMHEQAWSYKVPSITRSA from the coding sequence ATGTTGAGTTTGAATAGACAGGCGATCGCACTTATTTCTGATCATGCTGACCCTGCGGCGGAAATTGGCTCAGAAGAGGCAGGTGGACAAAATGTATATGTACGTCATGTGGGTGAAACCCTTGCAGCGCTTGGTTGGCAAGTGGACATGTTTACGCGCAAAGCTCATGCCGATGATGAGTCGATTGTGCAGCATTCGCCCCATTGCCGCACGATCCGCCTCAAAGCTGGTGCGGAGGCTTATATCCCTAGAGATCGCTTATTTGAGCATATGCCAGAGTTTGTAGATTCATTTCAAACATTCCAAAGGACTCAGGGTATGAATTATCCCTTAATCCATACGAATTACTGGTTATCGGCTTGGGCGGGAATGGAATTACAAAAAACTAGTGGTATCCAGTTGGTGCATACTTATCATTCCTTGGGAGCCGTAAAATATCAATCTCTAGTGGAGATCCCTCAGGTTGCGAATACTCGTTTGAGGATTGAACGAGAGATCTTAGAACGGGCTAATTGCGTTGTGGCAACTAGTCCTCAGGAACAAGAGACTTTGCGATCGCTGGTTTCGACTCGTGGTCAAATTGAAGTTATTCCCTGTGGTACTGATACGGCTAACTTTCGCCTAACCTCAAAGGCTCATGCTCGCGCTAAATTGAAACTCGATAGCCGCGAAAAAATCATCCTCTATGTTGGTAGATTTGACGAAAGGAAAGGGATTGAGACTTTAGTAAGAGCCTTTGCTCTACTCAAAAGCCATAATCTTCAAAATCTCAAGTTGATTATTGTCGGAGGTAGCTCGGCAAATATGCCTGATGGTGATGAAAGGAATAGGATTGAGCATATTGTAGATGAATTAGGGCTTAAGGATTCTACGTTTTTTGCAGGTAGGATTGGGCATGATATTTTACCGCTTTACTATACTGCGGCGGATGTATGCGTGATTCCGAGCTATTATGAACCCTTCGGATTAGTAGCGATCGAGGCGATGGCTTGCGGTGTGCCTGTCGTCGCTTCTAATGTCGGTGGTTTGAAGTTCACGATTATTCCTGAAGAAACAGGTTTATTAGTTGAACCAAAAGATATTGAAGGTTTTGCTAATGGTATTCATCGAATTCTATTTGATGAATTATGGGTCAGGAAAATGCGGAAACAGGCTTCAGCAAATGTGAATCAGCGCTTTAGTTGGACTGGTGTGACAATCCAATTGAGCGAACTCTATCGGCATGTGTTAGCGCGATCGATTATGCATGAGCAGGCTTGGAGTTACAAAGTTCCAAGTATTACTAGATCTGCGTAA
- a CDS encoding DUF6920 family protein, with protein MNYLLKLPPIAIISILFLSLLVLVIIYRRNRWWSETDQLRVNLINGQQPIQPKVYDSKEIEGLPDPAQRFFKTVLQEGQAIITKVEFSQHGQFNMNEMEDKWHKFNATQLVVTQRQGFDWDAKIQMMPFVNVFVHDTYLLGEGHLQASLIGLFTVAKMHNIPELNQGELLRFLAESVWYPTSLLPSQGVIWEAIDQHSSRATLTDGKTTASVVFQFDTEGLITSMRAEARCYRVIGDKLTFMPWVGKFGEYSDHNGMRIPLEGEVGWEHPEGARLYFKGKITKISYEFAS; from the coding sequence ATGAACTATTTGCTGAAGTTACCACCAATTGCCATTATTAGCATTCTGTTCTTATCCCTATTGGTACTTGTGATTATTTACAGACGCAATCGCTGGTGGTCTGAGACTGATCAATTACGAGTCAATCTGATAAATGGGCAACAACCAATTCAGCCTAAAGTATATGACTCAAAAGAGATTGAAGGTCTACCAGATCCCGCACAGCGATTTTTTAAAACTGTACTTCAGGAAGGGCAAGCGATCATTACAAAGGTCGAATTCTCTCAGCATGGGCAGTTTAACATGAATGAAATGGAGGATAAATGGCATAAATTTAATGCTACGCAACTTGTGGTCACGCAAAGACAGGGGTTTGATTGGGATGCAAAAATTCAGATGATGCCATTCGTAAATGTATTTGTTCATGATACATACCTGCTAGGAGAAGGGCATCTACAAGCTTCATTAATTGGTCTTTTTACGGTTGCTAAAATGCACAATATTCCTGAACTAAACCAAGGAGAATTATTACGCTTCCTTGCCGAATCGGTTTGGTATCCAACATCGTTGCTACCTAGTCAAGGTGTAATCTGGGAAGCGATCGATCAGCATTCTAGTCGTGCTACTTTGACCGATGGTAAAACAACAGCCTCGGTCGTTTTTCAGTTTGATACGGAAGGATTAATTACCAGTATGCGTGCTGAAGCCCGTTGTTATCGTGTGATTGGAGATAAATTGACGTTTATGCCTTGGGTAGGCAAGTTTGGGGAATATTCAGATCATAATGGAATGCGGATTCCCTTAGAAGGCGAAGTGGGTTGGGAGCATCCAGAAGGCGCTCGGCTTTATTTTAAAGGAAAAATCACCAAGATTAGCTATGAGTTTGCATCGTAA